A window from Streptomyces sp. NBC_00335 encodes these proteins:
- a CDS encoding class I SAM-dependent methyltransferase: MASPKPETLAAFEAAKGFMPVGEGLALYAAAAEAARLGLPLLEVGTYCGRSTILLADAAREAGVSALTVDHHRGSEEQQPGWEYHDPSVVDPEVGLMDTLPTFRRTLHKAGLEDHVIAIVGRSPKVAAAWGGKLGLVFIDGGHTDEHATGDYEGWAPHVAEGGTLVIHDVFPDPADGGQAPYRIYLRALASGAFEEVSVTDSLRVLRRTGEGI, encoded by the coding sequence ATGGCCAGCCCCAAGCCGGAGACCCTCGCCGCCTTCGAGGCCGCCAAGGGGTTCATGCCCGTGGGGGAAGGGCTCGCCCTGTACGCGGCGGCGGCCGAAGCGGCGCGGCTCGGGCTGCCGTTGCTGGAGGTCGGCACCTACTGCGGGCGCTCCACGATCCTGCTCGCCGACGCCGCCCGCGAGGCGGGGGTGAGCGCGCTCACCGTGGACCACCACCGGGGCAGCGAGGAGCAGCAGCCCGGCTGGGAGTACCACGACCCGAGCGTCGTCGACCCCGAGGTCGGGCTGATGGACACCCTGCCCACCTTCCGCCGGACCCTGCACAAGGCCGGCCTGGAGGACCACGTCATCGCGATCGTCGGCCGCTCCCCGAAGGTCGCCGCGGCCTGGGGCGGCAAGCTCGGCCTGGTCTTCATCGACGGCGGCCACACCGACGAGCACGCCACGGGCGACTACGAGGGCTGGGCCCCGCACGTCGCCGAGGGCGGCACGCTGGTGATCCACGACGTGTTCCCCGACCCGGCCGACGGCGGCCAGGCCCCGTACCGGATCTACCTGCGCGCCCTGGCCTCGGGCGCCTTCGAGGAGGTCTCGGTGACCGACTCCCTGCGCGTCCTGCGCCGCACGGGCGAGGGCATCTGA